One window of Kryptolebias marmoratus isolate JLee-2015 linkage group LG3, ASM164957v2, whole genome shotgun sequence genomic DNA carries:
- the LOC108246147 gene encoding lipopolysaccharide-induced tumor necrosis factor-alpha factor homolog codes for MSNTQASAVTVGLLGDNPFQIACPKCHQTVLSKVEYSSGLLTYLFCGGLILCGFVLGCCLIPFCLDRLKDAKHTCPTCKTALGVYKRL; via the exons atgtcaaacacacaAGCATCTGCAG TGACGGTCGGCCTATTAGGAGACAATCCATTTCAGATCGCCTGCCCCAAGTGCCATCAGACTGTCCTTTCTAAGGTGGAATACTCTTCTGGTCTGCTCACCTACCTTTTCTGTGGAGGACTCATCCTCTGTGG CTTTGTTTTGGGTTGCTGCCTCATCCCGTTCTGCCTGGATCGTCTGAAAGACGCCAAACACACCTGTCCTACCTGCAAGACCGCGCTTGGAGTGTATAAACGCTTATAA